A single region of the Brachypodium distachyon strain Bd21 chromosome 3, Brachypodium_distachyon_v3.0, whole genome shotgun sequence genome encodes:
- the LOC100837708 gene encoding cinnamoyl-CoA reductase-like SNL6, protein MCPGAPAMSASEKSVCVMDASGPLGHALVHRLLRHGYTVHAATYGDDDDQDQLRLYAGGEEQDEGRLKLFRADPFDYHSIADAVRGCSGLFCMFNTTPAATCDEVMVEVEVRAAQNVLEACAQTDTMERVVFTSSVTAVVWKDGHKLVDAFDERNWSDLAFCRKFKLWHALAKTLSEKTAWALAMDRGVDMVAINAGLLTGPGLTNAHPYLKGAPDMYEDGVLVTVDADFLADAHMAVYESPTAYGRYLCFNNAVCRPEDAAEFAQMISPSAPHSAPSDELKVIPQRIQNKKLNKLMVEFASAIYGDLD, encoded by the exons ATGTGCCCTGGCGCGCCGGCCATGTCGGCGTCGGAGAAGAGCGTGTGCGTGATGGACGCGTCCGGCCCGCTGGGCCACGCGCTcgtccaccgcctcctccgccatggGTACACCGTCCACGCCGCCACctacggcgacgacgacgaccaagACCAGCTCAGGCTctacgccggcggcgaggagcaggaCGAGGGCCGGCTCAAGCTCTTCCGCGCCGACCCCTTCGACTACCACTCCATCGCCGACGCCGTCCGCGGCTGCTCCGGCCTCTTCTGCATGTTCAACACCACCCCTGCCGCCACCTGCGAC GAGGTTATGGTTGAGGTGGAGGTCCGGGCGGCGCAGAACGTGCTGGAGGCGTGCGCGCAGACGGACACCATGGAGAGGGTCGTCTTCACCTCCTCCGTCACCGCCGTCGTCTGGAAGGACGGCCACAAGCTCGTCGACGCCTTCGACGAGAGGAACTGGAGCGACCTCGCCTTCTGCAGGAAATTCAAG TTGTGGCACGCTCTGGCCAAGACACTATCGGAGAAAACGGCCTGGGCCTTGGCCATGGACAGAGGGGTGGATATGGTGGCCATCAACGCCGGCCTGCTCACCGGGCCAGGGCTCACCAATGCGCACCCATACCTCAAGGGAGCCCCTGACATGTACGAGGACGGCGTCCTAGTCACCGTCGATGCCGACTTCCTCGCCGATGCCCATATGGCCGTCTACGAGTCCCCCACGGCGTATGGCCGCTACCTCTGCTTCAATAACGCCGTGTGTCGGCCCGAGGACGCCGCCGAGTTCGCCCAGATGATCTCCCCATCCGCTCCACACTCCGCACCGAG CGATGAGCTGAAGGTGATACCACAGAGGATTCAGAACAAGAAGCTGAACAAGCTGATGGTGGAGTTTGCCAGTGCCATATACGGAGACTTGGATTAG
- the LOC100838016 gene encoding uncharacterized protein LOC100838016 — protein MWVEIFCGLVAYKLIRTVFFSDDGVDQLADLDSSHSDLCFAVASRLEKLYGGRCFVGLRIPDPDAGERQHIDVVLVTKREVMMVAVKNLSGFVEVDKDGNWSSEKKRKQEVLPNPVLEVKRAATNLQSYLEQRGAALPDELVNGRVLLPNPNCRPSYTINLQPEVISYDQWKDLKADTKGGLSTWIKGAFHGSKSDISDLLLQNLHSILSTSPMCDRLELKGDKNVLGEFMEFKGRHEDIQLLKKLKRSKVSKFIIQKSTLFGGFGRSRVQILYSPRDYRAEGTSSSEWKEISVKQYTEILFQPLHSKKVRKFKLSSVASVTLSA, from the exons ATGTGGGTCGAGATATTCTGCGGTCTGGTGGCCTACAAGCTCATCCGCaccgtcttcttctccgacgacGGCGTCGACCAGCTCGCCGACCTCGACTCCTCCCACTCCGATCTCTGCTTCGCCGTCGCTTCCAG GCTCGAGAAGCTCTACGGCGGCCGATGCTTCGTCGGCCTCCGCATCCCTGACCCCGACGCCGGGGAGCGCCAGCATATTGACGTCGTTCTCGTCACCAAGAG GGAGGTCATGATGGTAGCAGTCAAGAACTTGTCTGGTTTTGTTGAGGTCGACAAGGATGGCAACTGGTCCAGTGAAAAGAAGCGCAAGCAGGAGGTTTTACCAAATCCG GTACTAGAAGTCAAAAGGGCAGCTACCAATCTTCAATCATACTTGGAGCAGAGAGGAGCAGCACTGCCCGATGAGCTTGTAAACGGAAGAGTTCTGCTGCCAAATCCCAACTGCAG GCCTTCATACACTATCAATCTTCAACCAGAGGTTATCTCGTATGATCAATGGAAAGATCTTAAGGCAGACACAAAAGGTGGACTCTCAACATGGATTAAAGGTGCATTTCATGGAAGCAAAAGTGATATCTCAGATTTGCTACTCCAAAATCTACATTCTATTCTCAGCACGTCGCCTATGTGTGACAG GTTGGAACTCAAAGGGGACAAAAATGTTCTTGGTGAATTCATGGAATTTAAAGGCAGGCATGAAGACATTCAACTCTTGAAAAAACTGAAGAGGTCAAAAGTCAGCAAATTTATCATCCAGAAATCAACTCTTTTCGGAGGTTTTG GTAGGTCAcgagtacaaattttgtattcTCCTCGAGATTATCGAGCCGAGGGAACTTCATCTTCAGAATGGAAAGAGATTTCTGTGAAGCAGTACACTGAGATTCTTTTTCAGCCTTTGCATTCCAAAAAAGTTCGGAAATTCAAGCTGTCAAGTGTTGCTTCTGTGACACTGAGTGCCTAG